A region from the Candidatus Electrothrix scaldis genome encodes:
- a CDS encoding AAA family ATPase yields the protein MRILRLRLQNLNSLTGKWELDFTHPAFISDGIFAITGPTGAGKTTILDAICLALYGRTPRLDRVTKGGNEIMSRQCGECSAEVEFATVKGTFRCSWYQHRGRKQADGALQPPKRELSEAKEDGKILTTKVNEVAQLVEEYTGMDFDRFTRSMLLAQGGFAAFLQASQDERAPILEQITGSAIYSEISKRVHARFTAERNAQEKLEEKTASMPLLTATQAAEIQQNLNKEQEEETRLNKALEDKEAALNWLNRMNSLRKELEQITKEQESLVQEEQAFAEDAVRLKAAQQALVLDGDYGQLVSTRKQQAEESIALDTLQQRLPAQEKSLAQAEERLATSKEFLEQSKKSREQGHAQIKQVRELDLHIREKEQVIRKAQATGHDLQQQNAAEQKQSHNLEKSLGLAQARQAQSRSYLDSHQVDEQLVSDLAGIRKSLERFKEVADKQADLGPTLSKAEQQVLQATQKWQAAAQACNAAEKELTTLSQQRQVIQEETGPRLEGHAREELHREQNALAEQRNILGKLLDILQKKESIKQELVKLRLRQEELAETKKQQDEQINLLRLQRDQAQQEVDVRRTVVEQAKRIRDLEEERAHLRENTACPLCGSLDHPYAQGNIPPLNEYEQNLQTALAAEKQTERALSKAEIQAARLVQEEQNLGERSKEKQDVVLEAEEIIAGLCREFAQLGQESKTGLHDDLRGEKTSALTARLTRLKERLTSIQQQLEALDQLERKLARLSKALETQQAKVNQAMQEQERSVHAKEQVEQERQRLNQEQQATAKELEEIRALALTELAVYGITELRLPALPQLLTDLTRRKEGWQHQQKAFSTAGEEITTLQSKLRELQAGISARAAQLTHIEQEITEANQQGQALAQKRFHLFGEKNPDAEERKLATALRQAEERMEQERKEHTHLLRECELTRTGIKERKESISIRNEVLAQLENTFFQRLQENGYADEATWQAARLPEDKQHDLQNRAEALLKDKTRLEERLQDRQTRLQEEEQLRLTEASPEELSKEYTELATARKQATERIGSLNQQLLADKEQRARQQDLLTSLEAQKKECLRWKELHDLIGSADGKKYRNFAQGLTFELMVSRANEQLARMSDRYLLVRDQAQPLELNVIDSWQAGEIRSTKNLSGGESFVVSLALALGLSEMVGGNVRVDSLFLDEGFGALDEEALETALETLAGLRRDGKLIGVISHVGALKERIACQLEVVPGTGGQSVVQGAGVRRVE from the coding sequence ATGCGCATTCTCCGCCTTCGTCTCCAGAACCTCAATTCCCTGACCGGCAAATGGGAGCTGGATTTCACTCACCCTGCCTTTATCAGCGACGGAATATTCGCTATCACCGGCCCCACCGGTGCTGGCAAAACCACCATCCTTGATGCCATCTGCCTGGCTCTGTACGGGCGCACCCCCCGCCTGGATCGGGTGACTAAGGGCGGCAATGAAATCATGTCCCGGCAATGCGGCGAATGCTCTGCCGAGGTGGAATTCGCCACTGTCAAAGGTACCTTTCGCTGCTCCTGGTACCAACACAGGGGCCGCAAGCAGGCGGACGGAGCCCTTCAGCCCCCGAAACGGGAGCTTTCCGAGGCAAAAGAGGACGGAAAGATTCTGACCACCAAGGTCAACGAGGTGGCCCAGCTTGTGGAAGAATACACAGGCATGGATTTTGACCGCTTCACCCGTTCCATGCTCCTGGCCCAGGGTGGTTTTGCCGCCTTTCTCCAGGCCAGTCAGGATGAACGTGCCCCGATTCTGGAGCAGATCACCGGCAGTGCAATCTACAGCGAAATCTCCAAACGGGTCCATGCCCGCTTTACCGCAGAACGGAATGCCCAGGAAAAGCTGGAAGAAAAGACCGCCTCCATGCCGCTCCTCACTGCTACTCAAGCGGCTGAAATACAGCAGAACCTGAACAAGGAGCAGGAAGAAGAGACCCGCCTCAATAAAGCACTGGAGGACAAGGAGGCAGCCCTGAACTGGCTCAACAGGATGAATAGCCTGCGTAAAGAACTGGAACAGATCACAAAGGAGCAGGAAAGTCTGGTCCAGGAAGAACAGGCCTTTGCCGAGGATGCGGTCCGACTCAAGGCAGCCCAGCAGGCCTTGGTTCTGGACGGAGATTATGGCCAACTTGTTTCCACCCGTAAGCAACAGGCAGAGGAGAGCATAGCGCTTGACACCTTACAACAGCGCTTGCCAGCCCAGGAAAAATCCCTTGCCCAGGCAGAGGAGCGTTTGGCGACCAGCAAAGAGTTCCTGGAGCAAAGCAAGAAAAGCAGGGAGCAAGGCCATGCCCAGATAAAGCAGGTGCGCGAGCTGGACCTCCATATCCGGGAGAAGGAGCAGGTCATCCGTAAGGCACAGGCCACTGGCCATGATCTCCAGCAACAAAACGCAGCTGAGCAAAAACAAAGCCACAACCTGGAAAAATCGCTTGGCCTTGCCCAGGCCCGCCAGGCGCAGAGCCGCTCCTACCTGGACAGCCATCAGGTGGATGAGCAGCTGGTCAGTGATCTGGCTGGCATCCGCAAGAGCCTTGAGCGGTTCAAAGAAGTTGCGGACAAACAGGCTGACCTTGGTCCTACCCTGAGCAAGGCGGAACAGCAGGTTCTCCAGGCCACTCAAAAATGGCAGGCTGCGGCACAGGCCTGTAACGCAGCGGAAAAAGAACTCACCACTCTTTCCCAGCAAAGGCAGGTTATCCAGGAAGAGACGGGACCCCGCCTGGAAGGACATGCAAGGGAAGAGTTGCACCGGGAACAGAATGCCCTTGCTGAGCAACGTAACATCTTGGGGAAACTCCTGGACATTCTCCAGAAAAAAGAAAGCATCAAGCAGGAACTGGTCAAACTTCGTCTTCGCCAGGAAGAGCTGGCTGAGACAAAAAAACAGCAGGATGAGCAGATCAACCTCTTACGCCTGCAACGGGATCAGGCCCAGCAGGAAGTGGACGTCCGACGCACTGTGGTCGAGCAGGCCAAGCGCATCCGCGATCTGGAGGAGGAGCGAGCCCATCTGCGGGAGAATACAGCCTGCCCTCTCTGCGGTTCTCTTGATCACCCCTATGCCCAGGGCAATATCCCGCCGCTCAACGAATATGAACAAAACCTGCAAACAGCCCTGGCAGCTGAAAAACAGACAGAACGAGCTCTCAGCAAAGCGGAGATCCAGGCAGCCCGCCTTGTCCAGGAGGAACAAAACCTTGGCGAACGCAGCAAAGAAAAGCAGGATGTTGTGCTGGAGGCTGAGGAAATCATCGCAGGGCTCTGTCGTGAGTTTGCCCAACTGGGGCAGGAATCTAAAACTGGTCTGCATGATGACCTTCGTGGCGAAAAAACCTCTGCATTGACTGCTCGCCTTACTCGACTGAAAGAACGCCTGACCAGTATTCAGCAGCAGCTGGAGGCCCTGGATCAGCTGGAGAGAAAACTGGCCCGACTCAGCAAGGCTCTGGAAACCCAACAGGCCAAGGTCAATCAGGCCATGCAGGAACAAGAGCGAAGTGTTCATGCCAAGGAGCAGGTAGAGCAGGAGCGCCAGCGCCTGAATCAGGAGCAACAGGCAACAGCAAAAGAACTGGAGGAGATCCGCGCCCTGGCCCTGACAGAGCTGGCAGTATACGGAATAACAGAGCTTCGCCTCCCTGCCCTGCCCCAGCTTCTCACCGACCTGACTCGCCGCAAGGAAGGCTGGCAGCACCAGCAAAAGGCCTTCAGCACAGCAGGTGAGGAGATAACGACCCTCCAGAGTAAGCTTCGAGAGCTACAAGCAGGCATAAGCGCCCGGGCAGCGCAGCTGACACATATTGAGCAGGAAATAACCGAGGCCAATCAACAAGGGCAGGCCCTGGCCCAGAAACGCTTCCATCTCTTTGGCGAAAAGAACCCTGATGCGGAAGAGCGCAAGCTGGCAACGGCGCTCAGGCAGGCAGAGGAGAGGATGGAGCAGGAGCGAAAAGAACATACCCATTTACTCAGAGAATGCGAGCTGACCAGGACCGGCATCAAGGAAAGAAAAGAGTCTATCAGCATAAGAAATGAGGTGCTGGCCCAGCTGGAGAATACTTTCTTTCAACGACTTCAGGAAAATGGTTATGCTGACGAGGCGACCTGGCAGGCAGCCCGTCTTCCTGAAGACAAGCAACACGATCTACAGAACAGAGCAGAGGCCTTGCTGAAAGACAAAACTCGCCTTGAGGAACGGCTGCAGGACAGGCAGACCCGCCTTCAGGAAGAGGAGCAACTCCGGCTCACTGAGGCCTCTCCTGAAGAGCTGAGCAAAGAGTATACGGAGCTGGCCACTGCCCGCAAGCAGGCAACAGAGCGAATCGGCTCCCTGAATCAACAATTGCTGGCCGATAAGGAGCAGCGCGCCCGGCAGCAGGACCTACTGACAAGCCTGGAGGCCCAGAAAAAGGAATGCCTGCGCTGGAAAGAATTGCACGATCTGATCGGCTCGGCTGACGGCAAGAAATACCGTAACTTTGCCCAGGGCCTGACCTTTGAGCTCATGGTCTCCCGCGCCAACGAGCAACTGGCCCGGATGAGTGACCGCTACCTGCTGGTCCGGGATCAGGCCCAGCCCCTGGAGCTCAACGTGATTGATTCCTGGCAGGCCGGAGAGATCCGCTCCACCAAGAACCTGTCCGGCGGGGAAAGCTTTGTGGTCAGTCTGGCCCTGGCCCTGGGGCTGTCCGAGATGGTGGGCGGCAATGTGCGGGTAGACTCCCTCTTTCTTGATGAGGGCTTTGGTGCCCTGGATGAGGAAGCCCTGGAGACGGCACTGGAAACCCTGGCCGGGTTACGCCGGGATGGCAAGCTGATCGGGGTGATCTCCCATGTTGGGGCACTTAAGGAGCGGATCGCCTGTCAGCTGGAGGTGGTTCCAGGGACTGGAGGGCAGAGTGTTGTGCAGGGGGCTGGGGTGAGGAGGGTGGAGTGA
- a CDS encoding exonuclease SbcCD subunit D C-terminal domain-containing protein — MQSPVLRILHTSDWHIGRTLYGRHRYAEFAAFFDWLYDTIVEQQVDILLVAGDVFHTTTPSNRAQQLYYTFLCRVAASSCRHLVVIAGNHDSPTFLSAPKELLRALNIHVLAALPSSPAEEVLVLKDQAGEPKAIICAVPFLRDRDIRTAVAGQDQDDRERDLIQGIKQHYQKVCTEAEEQRNRLPRPVPIIGMGHLFTAGGGSVEGDGVRNLYVGSLASVSADAFPDNLDYLALGHLHAPQKVGGDETRRYSGAPLVMGFGEAKKTKSVCLLEFPESGPPTVTPLTVPVFQPIKRIQGNWDHIQAELTTLKLEGQAIWLEIIYQGEELIADLRQRLDEAVADTSLEILRIRNHRIIEQALRPVQTEESLADLRHEEVFSRCLDTHAIPAEQRPSLLAAYQEIALALEQDDPMAE, encoded by the coding sequence ATGCAATCCCCCGTCCTCCGCATCCTCCACACCTCAGACTGGCATATAGGCCGCACCCTCTACGGACGCCATCGCTACGCCGAGTTTGCCGCCTTTTTCGACTGGCTCTACGACACCATTGTCGAGCAACAGGTGGACATACTCCTGGTGGCGGGCGACGTCTTCCACACCACCACCCCCAGCAACCGAGCCCAGCAGCTCTATTATACTTTCCTCTGCCGGGTTGCCGCCTCGTCCTGCCGTCATCTGGTGGTGATCGCCGGCAACCACGACTCCCCCACCTTTCTCAGCGCCCCCAAAGAGCTCCTGCGCGCCCTTAATATCCACGTCCTGGCCGCCCTGCCCTCCTCACCTGCCGAGGAAGTCCTGGTCCTCAAAGATCAGGCCGGGGAACCCAAGGCCATCATCTGCGCGGTCCCTTTTCTCCGCGACCGGGATATCCGCACCGCAGTCGCCGGACAGGACCAGGATGACCGCGAACGCGATCTGATACAGGGTATCAAACAGCATTATCAGAAGGTCTGTACCGAAGCAGAGGAGCAACGGAACAGGCTTCCCCGCCCCGTCCCCATCATCGGCATGGGCCATCTCTTCACCGCAGGCGGCGGCAGCGTGGAAGGCGACGGGGTACGCAATCTCTATGTGGGCTCCCTGGCCTCTGTGAGTGCGGACGCCTTCCCGGACAACCTGGATTACCTGGCCTTGGGTCATCTCCATGCCCCGCAAAAGGTGGGAGGTGACGAAACCCGCCGCTACAGCGGTGCGCCCTTGGTCATGGGCTTTGGCGAGGCCAAAAAAACAAAGTCCGTCTGTCTGCTTGAATTCCCGGAATCAGGTCCGCCAACGGTTACCCCACTGACCGTCCCGGTCTTCCAGCCCATCAAACGCATCCAAGGCAATTGGGACCATATTCAAGCCGAGCTCACCACCCTGAAACTGGAAGGCCAGGCCATCTGGCTGGAAATTATCTACCAAGGTGAGGAGCTGATCGCTGATCTGCGCCAGCGCCTGGATGAGGCCGTAGCAGATACCAGTCTAGAGATCCTCCGCATCCGCAACCACCGCATTATTGAGCAGGCCCTGCGCCCTGTCCAGACTGAGGAAAGCTTGGCCGATCTCCGTCACGAGGAGGTTTTTAGCCGCTGCCTGGATACCCATGCCATCCCGGCAGAGCAACGCCCTTCCCTGCTGGCCGCCTATCAAGAAATTGCCCTGGCCCTGGAGCAGGATGATCCGATGGCTGAATAA
- a CDS encoding Rpn family recombination-promoting nuclease/putative transposase, producing the protein MSQSKLISFDWAMKKLLRSKANFEILEGFLSELLMEDICILELLESESNKKEARDKFNRVDLKVKNEKKEIIIIEVQYEREFDYLQRILFATSKVITEHLQESSPYLKVTKVISINILYFDLGHGDDYVYHGTTSFRGLHEQDVLQLSDEQQELYGKDTLYEIFPEYYLIKINKFNDIAKDTLDEWIYFLKNEEIKSDFKAKGIKKAKQELDILKLSDEERRAYERYQDDLHYQASMVESTYTAGVNKGRKQRDIEIACELLAVGQLDVQTIAQVTGLTMEEVEILRQE; encoded by the coding sequence ATGTCGCAAAGCAAACTGATCAGCTTTGACTGGGCCATGAAAAAGCTCCTGCGGAGCAAGGCCAATTTCGAGATTTTGGAAGGCTTCCTCAGTGAACTCCTCATGGAGGACATCTGCATTCTGGAGCTCCTTGAAAGCGAGAGCAACAAAAAGGAGGCCCGTGATAAGTTCAACCGGGTGGATCTCAAAGTAAAAAATGAGAAAAAGGAAATAATCATCATTGAAGTGCAGTATGAACGGGAGTTTGATTACCTCCAGAGGATACTCTTCGCTACCTCCAAGGTGATTACAGAGCATCTTCAGGAAAGCAGTCCGTATTTGAAGGTCACCAAAGTTATTTCTATCAATATCCTTTACTTCGACTTGGGGCACGGAGATGACTATGTCTATCACGGCACCACCTCGTTCCGAGGACTGCACGAGCAGGACGTGTTGCAACTCTCCGATGAGCAACAGGAGCTGTACGGAAAGGATACGCTTTATGAGATTTTTCCGGAGTACTATCTGATCAAGATCAATAAGTTCAATGACATTGCCAAAGACACCTTGGATGAGTGGATCTATTTCCTGAAAAATGAGGAGATCAAGAGCGACTTCAAGGCCAAGGGAATAAAGAAGGCCAAGCAGGAGCTGGATATCCTCAAGCTGTCTGATGAAGAACGCCGGGCATACGAACGGTATCAGGATGATCTGCACTATCAGGCAAGCATGGTGGAATCCACATATACAGCTGGTGTTAATAAAGGAAGAAAACAACGGGACATTGAAATTGCCTGCGAATTGCTGGCAGTTGGCCAACTTGACGTCCAGACTATTGCTCAGGTCACGGGGCTGACAATGGAAGAGGTAGAGATTCTGCGACAGGAATAA
- the nifJ gene encoding pyruvate:ferredoxin (flavodoxin) oxidoreductase — protein sequence MSRKMVTIDGNQACTHVAYATSEVITIYPITPSSPMAAEADAKATAKQKNIWGSVPVISQMQSEGGVAGSLHGSLATGALCTTFTASQGLLLMLPNMYKLAGELTPTVFHVTARSIACQGLSIFGDHGDVMSARQTGWSMLCSQNVQEAQDMALISTQSTLASRIPFLHFFDGFRTSHEIQKMEQLTNEDMLEMIDEKLITEHRARALTPDRPSMSGTAQNPDVYFTGRETVNKYYNAVPGIVQETMDKFAALTGRQYHLFDYYGAPDATDVVVIMGSGAETVAATIDHLVAEGRKVGMVIVRLFRPFDMKAMVNALPSSVERITVLDRCKEPGAPGDPLYLDVRAAIGEAAEANPTMFVPMILNGRYGLGSAEFSPAMVKSVYDNMASLAPKNHFCVGPNDDVTHSSLSYDKAFNIEGDDVYRAMFYGLGSDGTVGANKNTIKIIGTETDNSAQGYFVYDSKKSGSMTVSHLRFGENQVVAPYLISKASFIACHNFTFLNSYDMLANLEDGGTFLLTTTYDKDQVWDHLPAKVQQQLIDKKAKFYIIDAIKLGLAIGLGARINMIMQTAFFLISGILKKDEAIDAIKTAIKKTYGKKGDKIVNMNYDAVDAAVNNIVEVALSDKITGHELPPTVPAEAPEFVKEITAKMIEGKGEEIKVSEMPADGRWPTATTQWEKRNIAVKVPEWDPETCIQCGRCSLVCPHGCIRIKVAGEEDLKAAGAGETFTTADANGKEFAGKKFMVKISTADCAGCTLCSTACPARKKDAEGNKTEESALTMITNTDEVLADSLANWKTFMALPEVDNSQINPATVKGSQLKRALFEFSGACAGCGETPYIKLVTQLFGDRMLVANATGCSSIYGGNLPTTPYSQRADGRGPAWSNSLFEDNAEYGLGMRQSVNKLAMQAAELLEQAAEKSLVSRELADSLLNASQQTQEEIEAQRARVDELKATLSSLHDGDLPVLSQGAKIGLDGELPLLRQRLLPVADYLVKKSVWCFGGDGWAYDIGYGGLDHVLASGENINVLVLDTEVYSNTGGQMSKSTPRAAVAQFAAGGKKMPKKDMGMIFSTYGNVYVARIALGANPQQVVKAINEAEAYDGPSIIIAYAHCINHGLNLAMGLEQQKKAVACGHWPLYRYNPQLEDEGKNPLIIDSKEPTIPFSEYALNENRYRMLKLSNPDQFDALMEASQKDVTKSWKFLQGRHKSLEDL from the coding sequence ATGTCGCGAAAAATGGTCACCATTGACGGCAATCAGGCGTGTACACATGTTGCCTACGCCACCAGTGAAGTCATCACCATCTACCCCATTACCCCTTCTTCACCGATGGCGGCTGAGGCAGATGCCAAGGCCACTGCGAAGCAGAAAAATATCTGGGGTTCTGTACCCGTCATCTCTCAGATGCAGTCTGAGGGTGGTGTTGCTGGCTCCCTGCATGGATCTTTGGCCACAGGCGCACTCTGCACCACTTTTACCGCGTCCCAGGGTCTGCTGCTGATGCTGCCTAATATGTACAAACTGGCTGGTGAGCTCACCCCGACAGTTTTTCATGTAACAGCACGTTCCATTGCCTGTCAGGGTCTATCGATCTTCGGCGACCACGGCGATGTCATGAGTGCTCGTCAGACCGGTTGGTCCATGCTCTGTTCACAAAACGTTCAGGAAGCACAGGATATGGCGCTGATCTCTACCCAGTCCACTCTGGCTTCCAGAATTCCTTTCCTCCATTTCTTTGATGGTTTCCGGACCTCCCACGAGATCCAGAAAATGGAGCAGTTGACCAATGAGGACATGCTGGAGATGATCGACGAAAAACTGATCACCGAGCACCGCGCCCGCGCGCTGACCCCGGATCGTCCTTCTATGTCTGGTACAGCCCAGAACCCGGATGTCTACTTCACCGGTCGTGAGACGGTTAATAAGTATTACAACGCGGTTCCAGGTATTGTCCAGGAGACAATGGACAAATTTGCTGCCCTGACCGGTCGCCAGTATCACCTCTTTGATTACTACGGTGCGCCTGATGCAACCGACGTCGTTGTCATCATGGGTTCTGGTGCTGAGACCGTGGCCGCCACCATCGACCATCTGGTTGCTGAAGGACGCAAGGTGGGTATGGTTATTGTTCGCCTGTTCCGCCCCTTTGATATGAAGGCGATGGTAAACGCTCTGCCCTCTTCTGTTGAGCGCATCACAGTATTGGATCGCTGCAAAGAGCCTGGTGCTCCGGGAGATCCTCTGTATCTGGATGTTCGCGCTGCAATCGGTGAGGCTGCTGAGGCCAATCCGACGATGTTTGTCCCTATGATTCTGAATGGTCGCTACGGTCTGGGTTCTGCGGAATTCAGCCCGGCAATGGTTAAGTCTGTGTATGACAACATGGCTTCCCTGGCCCCGAAAAACCATTTCTGCGTTGGCCCTAACGACGATGTGACTCACAGCTCTCTGAGCTACGACAAGGCCTTCAACATCGAAGGTGATGATGTCTACCGCGCCATGTTCTACGGTCTGGGTTCTGACGGTACTGTTGGTGCCAACAAGAACACCATTAAGATCATCGGTACTGAGACAGATAACTCTGCTCAGGGTTATTTTGTTTACGATTCCAAGAAATCCGGTTCCATGACTGTTTCTCATCTCCGTTTTGGTGAGAATCAGGTTGTTGCTCCGTACCTGATCAGCAAGGCCAGCTTCATTGCCTGCCATAATTTCACTTTCCTGAACAGCTACGATATGCTGGCTAACCTGGAAGACGGCGGCACCTTCCTGCTGACTACTACCTATGATAAGGATCAGGTTTGGGATCACCTGCCAGCTAAGGTACAGCAGCAGCTGATCGATAAGAAAGCAAAATTCTATATCATCGATGCAATCAAGCTGGGTCTAGCTATTGGTCTGGGCGCACGCATCAATATGATTATGCAGACCGCTTTCTTCCTGATCTCCGGCATCCTGAAGAAAGACGAGGCTATTGACGCAATCAAGACCGCGATCAAGAAGACCTACGGCAAGAAGGGTGATAAGATCGTTAACATGAACTACGACGCCGTTGATGCCGCAGTCAACAACATCGTTGAGGTTGCTCTGTCGGACAAGATCACCGGACACGAACTGCCCCCGACCGTACCTGCTGAGGCTCCTGAGTTTGTCAAAGAGATCACCGCCAAAATGATTGAGGGTAAGGGCGAGGAAATCAAGGTTTCTGAGATGCCTGCTGATGGTCGCTGGCCAACAGCCACAACCCAGTGGGAAAAACGGAATATTGCTGTAAAAGTACCGGAATGGGATCCTGAAACATGCATTCAGTGTGGACGTTGTTCTCTGGTTTGCCCGCACGGTTGTATCCGCATCAAGGTTGCTGGCGAAGAAGATCTTAAGGCAGCTGGTGCTGGTGAAACCTTTACCACCGCAGATGCCAATGGTAAAGAGTTTGCTGGCAAGAAATTCATGGTGAAAATATCCACCGCAGACTGCGCAGGTTGTACCCTGTGCTCCACCGCTTGTCCTGCTCGGAAAAAAGATGCAGAGGGCAACAAGACAGAAGAGTCTGCACTGACCATGATCACCAATACCGACGAAGTACTTGCTGATTCCCTGGCAAACTGGAAGACCTTCATGGCACTCCCTGAGGTAGACAATAGCCAGATCAATCCGGCGACCGTTAAGGGCAGCCAGTTGAAGCGCGCTCTGTTTGAGTTCTCTGGTGCCTGTGCTGGTTGTGGTGAGACCCCGTACATCAAGCTGGTCACCCAGCTCTTCGGTGATCGGATGCTGGTGGCCAATGCAACCGGTTGTTCCTCCATCTACGGCGGCAATCTGCCCACCACCCCGTACTCGCAACGTGCTGATGGACGCGGTCCGGCTTGGTCCAACTCCCTGTTCGAGGACAATGCCGAGTACGGCCTGGGTATGCGCCAGAGTGTGAACAAGCTGGCTATGCAGGCGGCTGAACTGCTGGAGCAGGCTGCGGAAAAAAGTCTGGTGAGCAGAGAACTTGCGGATTCTCTGCTCAATGCGAGCCAGCAGACTCAGGAGGAGATTGAAGCACAGCGCGCACGGGTTGACGAGCTGAAAGCCACCTTGAGTTCTCTCCATGATGGAGATCTACCAGTTCTATCTCAGGGGGCTAAGATTGGACTTGATGGCGAACTCCCCCTATTGCGGCAACGCCTCCTGCCGGTGGCCGATTATCTGGTCAAAAAGTCGGTCTGGTGCTTTGGTGGCGACGGTTGGGCCTATGATATCGGTTACGGCGGACTGGATCATGTGCTGGCTTCGGGCGAGAACATCAACGTGCTGGTACTCGACACCGAGGTGTACTCCAACACCGGTGGTCAGATGTCCAAGTCTACCCCGCGGGCTGCTGTGGCCCAGTTCGCTGCTGGTGGTAAGAAAATGCCCAAGAAGGATATGGGTATGATCTTCTCCACCTACGGCAACGTGTACGTGGCCCGGATTGCTCTGGGTGCCAACCCGCAGCAAGTTGTTAAGGCCATCAACGAGGCTGAGGCCTATGACGGACCTTCCATCATCATCGCCTACGCACACTGCATCAACCACGGCCTGAACCTGGCTATGGGTCTGGAGCAGCAGAAAAAGGCGGTTGCCTGTGGTCACTGGCCGCTGTATCGCTATAATCCGCAGTTGGAAGATGAGGGCAAGAATCCCCTGATCATCGACTCTAAAGAGCCGACCATCCCGTTCTCTGAGTATGCTCTGAACGAGAACCGCTATCGCATGCTCAAGCTATCCAACCCGGATCAGTTTGACGCTCTGATGGAAGCTTCTCAGAAAGACGTTACCAAGAGCTGGAAATTTCTCCAGGGTCGCCATAAATCTCTTGAGGATTTATAA